Within the Malus sylvestris chromosome 4, drMalSylv7.2, whole genome shotgun sequence genome, the region aaccttggggtgaatcacgatacatcttgtgttatttacattacttgcagattcacagccggatttacgttgtaccaagatcatccggttttgtgcatcaacatttggcgccgtctgtgggaattgaCACAAAAAATTacgtcggttctctttcattttttcacctccaccgtgaatctgcaaaaatcaAGAACCCAAATCTTTTTTCAGAAAATCCCCACAAACGGCAAGCCACCATGtcatctcctctctctctctttctattcGTTTCTGTGTCCTCAGAAAAAAGAACACTTGTTCATCTCAAATCTGCCCAAACATAACCGATCGGATTTTATTATGTTTGCCAAACATATGCTATCGTGCTATCCAAACACACGTATTCTTCCTCACCAAAATACTACTAGCCCTCTATCCCATTATCGCAAATCACCATACGCCTCCGTTTATGTTATTCCAAGCAAACCACCCTACCCAAAACGCCTCCGTTTTGGTTCGTCAAATCGCCGTCACACTAAAAGCTTTGCTCTAAGAGCAGTTGTGGAGAGTTTTCCCAGAAACCCAGTTGGAGAAAATGCACGATTTCTACTTGATGATCCCCTACGGCCTGGTGCTGATCGGCGGAGGAGTTTTTGGGTATTTCAGGAAGGGGATCACGTCTTCTTTGGCTGGAGGAGCGGGCATCGGATTGCTCATCACTCTTGCTGGATATATCAGTCTCAAAGCCTTCGAGGGGAAGAAGAACTCGTATCCTGCTTTCATTCTCGAAACGGGGGTGCAGCAGCTGGACGAAGCGCTGGTTTTTGGGGCGGCAGCAGCTCAGGAGTTTTCAGAAGTTCAAAAGATGGAGTCTTTAACgagaaaaaaagagtttttagagagagaaagaagagagagatgaccCAGGTGAGCAAAATCTGCAGCAATGAAGCTCAAAGCATCAACCTTTTTCCCAATGTTTCCAAACCCCAAATACCCAAATCCTCAAATTTAAAGTCACATTTTCTGGGTTCCTCAAATTCTTTGAGTTTGAAGCTGAAATATGGGTTTGCGGGCAGTTTTACGATCGGTAAATTAAGGGTCGATCCCCTTAGAATTGCAGCTTCAGTTGCCACGGCAGAGAAACCGTTGACAGTTTTGGAGATTGTGCTGCAACCCATTGAAGAAATCTCCGGCACCATAAAGTTGTCGGGTTCCAAGTCGTTGTCGAATCGGATTCTGCTTATTGCTGCTCTCTCGACAGTTCTGGAGACTTGGTTGATGGTCTTAAGCAGCTTGGTGCggatgttgattttttttttcttggaacaAACTGCCCTCCTGTCCGCGTGATTGGAAAGGGAGGCCTTCCAGGGGGGAAAGTGAAGCTCTCTGGATCAATCAGTAGTCAGTACTTGACTGGAGATCGCAGGAAGCTTTTACATGCCGTGAGAGGATGACCCGTTTCACGCAGACTGCAGGAAGCTTTTACGTTCTCGAAGTCGAGCTATTCCGACGCCAAACCACGCCGTTTGGGTAATCTCCCCCATTTCTTCCATGGAAGCTGCTCTATTAGTCGGTCTCTAAAGCCACAGTTGTTGCAAGATCAGAATTTGTTTTCATAACAATGGCTGCGTAGCTCAACTGCTGTTaaggtttgaaggttttggtcAATCTTTGAGATTCAAATATCGAAATATCCCTGCTTCTCAGATGTGCAGATCATGTTTTTGCAAACGCTCGAACCGTTTCTGTCGGTGATGCCATCAGAAATGATGAATCTGGTTGGCTTTTTTCGACCACCCACATGGAAAAGCTATATGTGTTTGCTGTAAAGCAAGtcagcaaaagcaaaagcaagtctGCCAGAGAGAGTGGAGGtggagaaacaaagaaagagacgcagaaaacaaaagcaaaagaaaaaagagcaaagcagaaaagagaATAAAATCTCAAAgattatgatttgaatgagcAGGACCGCAAGTGGTAAGGGATAATCGGTAAAGAAGATATTAATGATTAAATTGGGTGCACATGCATGACAGAGACAGAAAGAGAGGCCCAGTACGCACAAACGCAACTGTCGAAacctttatttttgaatgatgtaatttatttttcgtatcttttggagatatctgtataaaccccatcagagggtaaacaaaaaacaaaaaaaacaaaaaaaaaacaaaaaacaaaaaaacaaaaaaaaacaaaaaacaaaaaaaaaaggcaagcccaaaataatgggctacaAGCCCAAAGTAATGGGCTGCAATGTCATGTGGAGGGCAAacgcccatatgcccaaaaatgtcagaccctctattatcaccaaccaggtgatcaaaagtacgcccagtgctccaaaattattcggcaacctgtcgctattaccaccaaccaggtgatcaaaagtatgcccagtgcTCTAAAAATATTCGGCaatctgccgctattaccaccaaccaggtgatgaaaagtacaacccgtactctaaaatcatttggcaactagccattcataccaccaaccaggtgatgaaatgtacaacccgtactctccttcatgccaccaaccaggtgatcaaaattacgcccagtactccaaattatacatgagcattactcatgtcattcatacataaacattcatgagcatcagtcatgacaatcatacataaacatccatgaccatcattcatgtccacattcatgagcatcactcatgttaacattcatgagcatcactcatgacaacatccatgagcatcactcatgtcactcaacataaacattcatgagcatcactcatgccaatcagcttcaaaagcttgatttacaaagctctagctttaaaagcgtcatttacagagctatagcttcaaagctccacttgcaaagcttcacctacaaaagcttcagtgcagggtatacaaataccgtttccgaacaaccgccacttcggcccatacatggattcaatttgaagtctccagccaacagactctattgaccgaagacttggggactacattatgtaccatatattgggcctcaaatgggcctcatgaaaaatacttgggggacctaacccattacttatgtattgaggagcgagcccgtattttataaaagggactccctcaccatcattagagagtaacaccgccagctgagcaaccgcctcgcctcgagcatcactcctaacccatcacttatgtattgaggagcgatcccttattttataaaatggactccctcaccatcattaaagagcatcaactctagcccatcattcatgtattgatgagcgagcccttattctataaaagggactccctcaccatcattagagagcatcaactctagcctatcattcatgtattgatgagcgagcccttattctataaaagggactcactcaccttcaaacgccgcaagctgagccaaccatggcaacataagccacgagccgagtagcctcgcagcgtgtgctacttctagttgaacgTTATTTCAGaatgagcactgcctcatatcgagcatcagttcaagacaacatctagttacttcggcccacacatggactgaattttaagtctccagccaaaagactctcttgactgaagacttaggggactactgtttataccatatttagggcctcgtatttagacctcgtataaatactcgggggacttaaatgtaattatgtaataaaggaatgggcaaatatgtaattaggggaggagcccttattctataaaagggcctcctcacccttacAAAGGGAGAGGTCTCTCCTCATCCCTCTCAAAGCTTCCTCacaccccctaagctctaagctctctctctccctcttcaacagagaaatacaatacatattcaatgtggacgtagcccaaaccttggggtgaaccacgatacatcttgtgttatttacattacttgcagattcacggtcggatttacgttgtaccaagaccatccggttttgtgcatcaacatatgccatgtcaaatatctTAGCATCAATAACGAGTAAACCAGGTGAagtaaattaataaaagtaatatgtcagctggatccacctattgtggtctgtgCGGCTGAATCCATAGCTCATCaagtatacctgcacacgagtcggaaccacctatagtggtctatacgacaggactaggtgtaaataaatacgctcaaaaGCTACGACCATGTGAAgattgtgcgaataatcgcgggtcacctacaagtcggaaccacctatagtggtctgtacgacaggcctgtgcacctaacttggatccaaggtgagcgtatgg harbors:
- the LOC126618280 gene encoding protein FATTY ACID EXPORT 5-like codes for the protein MHDFYLMIPYGLVLIGGGVFGYFRKGITSSLAGGAGIGLLITLAGYISLKAFEGKKNSYPAFILETGVQQLDEALVFGAAAAQEFSEVQKMDSGDLVDGLKQLGADVDFFFLGTNCPPVRVIGKGGLPGGKVKLSGSISSQYLTGDRRKLLHAVRG